TCTCACGATAATGATAAAGGCTGTCGGCTTCAATGTCCAGCGCGACCCGGTCCGCGGCGCCCAGACGCGCGACGAGCTCCGCGAGCGAATCCGCCGATTTGACGTAGCGGGAGGGTATGGGGGGCGGCGAAATACGGGATGCCCCGCCTGATTCTCGGTTGCCGTGTGTGGTTGGTGACATCGCGTCAGTCCTGCGCCTGTAGATGGATCAGACTAAATATCCCAAAAATCAGGGTCACACCTCGTCTATTGACTAAGAATGTCCTGATGCAGTGAATTTACATTTTCTCGATTATAGCAAAAGGGCCCTGGAATTCACAAAAGCTTCAGGGTCGCACCATGACGGCGTGTTGCCCAAATCGCGTCTGCTCCCATAATTGCTCCCATACTTGACTTGTAGTCGTTAGTGTCACGAAGTAAACTAACGACCGCAAGGAGGACAAAAGCGATGATGGGAGTAAAAGAGGTGCACCACGACATGTTCAGTTATCAGGTTGATGTTTTCGAGAGCGGGCGTTTTTATTTTGGGTGATTCCCTCGAGATGGGTGCGCCGCGGGAGAATGATACGAGCGGAAGGTTGACAGGGCGGGGCCTCGATATACTATAATTGTGTATTGATATTAACTATAAAGATAAAAAACAATTAAGGAGGTAAACCTTGGATACGAGCTCCGTGCAGGAATTCACCGACGAGGTCAATGAGATTATCCCCTGCCTTATACGGATATTCGGCCGCACGCAGGCGAAGCAGCTTTGCAGAGGGAAGATAACCTTTCCTCAATTTTTCATCCTGGACTACCTCAGTAAAACGGGTGAGTCCACGATGACCGGCCTGGCCACGTTCATGAGTGTGACGACCCCGGCAATGACGGGGATGGTCACCAGGCTGGTGGATTCTGGGTATTGCCAGCGCGCCTATGACGCCGGGGACCGGCGCATCATCAGGATGAGGCTCACGCCCCGCGGGCATGGTATCGTGAGGAAGGTCAATGCGGAGCGCAGGCGGATGATCGTCGATGTCTTTGGAGGTCTTTCCGCGAGGGAGCGCGCCCGTTACGTGCGCCTTCTCAGACACGTGCACAGGACGGTGGCTGTAGAGAAAAAGGGATGAGACCGAGAGCTCTGGTGCGGTATTCTGCGTTGGTTGGATGCGCGGTGTGTATCCTCGTACCGCGCGCATTTGTCCATGCCGAGGAAAAGGACGCCTCGGTGGGAAGGGTCCTCACCCTTCTCCAGTGCTACATCCTCTCCCTCAACCAGATGGAAACGATCGCCATCGACGCCCAGCGCATCAAAGAGGCGGAGGCCCATTTTTACCAGGCGATGGGGATCCTCATGCCCCAGGTCTCGTTCGTCTCATCGGACGTTTACTCGCACAGGTCTCAGAGTGCCTCCACCGAAGAGGATATGCCCGGACCCCACACCTACGACCGGGCGTTCGTCTTCCAGCAGACGCTCTTCAGCGGCTTCAAGGACTTTGCCTTGATGAACGCAAGCCGCTATGAGAAGAAGCAGCGGCAGCAGGAAAAGGAGCGGGCGGAGCAGCTCCTTTTCGGCGACGTCTCGGATTCCTTCTACCTCTTTTTGCAGCAGCAGGAAGACCTTGAGGCGCTCCAGTCGATCCTCCAGGCCCTTTCCGATCGCGTGCAGGAACTGACCAAGCGCATAGAGCTCGGCCGCTCCAGGAAGAGCGAGGTGGCGATGGTGCGGGTCCAGATCTTCAGCATCCAGGCGGACATTGAAACGGCCAAGGGCCAGCGCGACCTGGCTCGGGAGCTCCTGGAGTTTTACGTGGGGACGCCGGTCAGGGAGGTCGTGGAGCCAGGCGACATCCTCGCCTCGATCAAGCCGATCGACCACTTTTCCGCGCTCGCGCGGAAGCGCGCGGACATCCTGGCAGCGGAGAACGCAGTGGGCGCCGCCCGCGAAAACATCGTCGCGGCAAGGAGCGGGTATCTCCCCACGGTGAATGTCATCGGGGAGGGGTTCACCGCCAGGGATACCTTCCCCCAGAACCCGAAATGGGATGCGGCGATCGCAGTCAACGTCCCCCTCTTCACGGGGACGGGGGTGCTGGGCGACGTGAAGCAGGCAAAGGCGCGGGAGCGCCAGAACGAGCTGCAGCTCCAGTTGACCGGGCGGCAGAGCCAGACGGAGGTGCTCGAGGCATACACCGTTTTGCAATACGCCCTGACCCGCCGGGCGCTGCTCTTCAAGGCACTGGACGCGGCGGGTGAGAATTACACCCTCCAGCGACAGGATTATGAGCGCAACCAGGTGAATAACCTCGATGTGCTGACGGCAATACAGAGCCTTCTGGACCAGAAGCGGAATCTGATTCAGGCCTCGAGCATCGCGAAGCGGGCGTACTGGCGCCTCTGCGTCGCCGCCGGACAGACCGTGAAGGACGAAGAGAAATGACCCTCTCAGACCTGTCGATCAAGAGGCCCGTCTTCGCCTGGATGCTCATGATCGGCATCATCGTCTTCGGGGCGATCGGCTTCAAGAACCTGGGGATAAGCCAGCTCCCCGACATCGATTTTCCGGTGGTTGCGGTGGCCGTGACGTGGGAGGGGGCGGCCCCCGAGGTCATGGAGACCGATGTGACGGATATCATCGAGGACGCCGTGATGAGCGTCGAGGGGATCAAGGAGGTCACGTCCGTCTCCATCCAGGGTCAGGCCCAGATATCGATCGAGTTCAACCTGGACCGCAACATCGATGTCGCCCTTCAGGAGGTACAGACCAAAATTGCGCAGGCCCAGAAGAACCTCCCCCGCGACATCGATCCCCCGGTCGTCACGAAAACCAATCCCGAGGACCAGCCGATCATGTTCCTGGCGCTCTCCGGGGACCGGCCGCTCAAGGACCTCGTCTACTACATCAACGACACCCTGAAAGACTCCTTCACCACCGTCGAGGGGGTGGGGGAGGTCCGCCTGATGGGGTTCGTCGATCCCAACCTGAGGGTCTGGCTGGACGCGAAAAAGATGCAGGCCCAGCAGCTCACCGTCGAGGATGTCCTGGGCGCCATCAGCCTGCAGCACGCCGACCTTCCCGCGGGGTATATCGACAGCGGCCCGAGGGAGATCAATGTCAGGGTGTACGGCGAGGCGACCACCGCCGGGCAGTTCGAAAAAATCGTTATCCCCGAGCGCATCCGCGAAGGCCCTATCTGGAAGGATCTTAAAATCGGCGACGTCGGCACCGTGGACGACGGGCTCGCGGACATACGCCGGATTTCGCGCGCCTGGGGGAAACTGGCCATCGGCCTCGGCATCGTGAAACAGCGGAACACCAACGCCGTGGCGGTCGCCGATGCCGTGCACCGCAAGATCAAGGAGATGGAGAAGAGGCTGCCCCCGGGGATGCACGTCAACGTGGTATTCGACTCCAGCCAGTTCATCAGGGACTCCGTGCACGAGCTGAACTTCGTGCTGATCCTCTCGGTCATCCTCACCTCCCTTGTCTGCTTTTTCTTCCTGGGGTCGTGGAGCGCGACGCTCAACGTCCTCCTCTCCATCCCCACCTCGCTCATGGGCGCGTTTCTCGTGATCTATTTCGCGGGGTTCACGATCAACACCTTCACGATGCTCGGCCTCGCGCTGGTCATCGGCATCGTCGTCGACGATGCGATCATGGTGCTCGAAAACATCTCGCGCTACCGGGAGCGGGGCCTCTCCCGCATGGAGGCCGCGCTGGTGGGGGCGCGCGAAATCACCTTTGCCGCGATGGCGGCCTCGATCGCGATCCTGGCGATCTTCGTGCCGGTCATCTTCATGCAGGGGATCGTCGGCAAATTTTTCTTCCAGTTCGGGGTCACCATCTCCGTGGCGGTGATGTTCTCGCTCCTGGAGGCCCTCACCATCGCCCCGATGCGGTGCTCGCAGTTTCTGCAGGTGGGGCATACCACGGTGGTCGGGAAGCGGATGGACGCCTTCATGGGGTGGTTCACGAGGGGCTACCGTGCTGCGCTTACCGTGTGCCTGAACCATCGCATAAAGGTATCGGTGGCCGCGGTCGTCATCTTTGCCTTGTCGCTGCCCCTGACGTTGCTGCTGAAGAAGGAGTTCGTCCCCTCTCAGGATCAGAGCCGTTTTATCGTGAGATTGACCCTCCCCCTCGGATCCTCCCTCGAGAATACGGACACCGTCTTCAAGAAGGCGGAGGGATTCTTGATGAAGCGGCCCGAGGTGGCCACTATCTTCAGCGCGGTGGGTGGAGGGACCGGCGGTCAGATAAAGGTCAACCAGGGAATGATATACATCACCATGAAGCCGCGGCGGGAGCGGCCGAAAGTGCACGGTCGTTATGTCACGCAGCAGGAGTTCATGAAGACGGTGCGGAAGGAGTTCAACGCCCTTCCCGGCGTCGAGCGCGCGGTGATCCAGGACCTTTCGCTCACGGGGTTCACCGCCCAGCGCGGCTTCCCGGTCGAATTTACCATCAGGGGGCCGGACTGGGGCACTCTGGGGGCGCTCAGCAAGGAGATGATCGCCCGGATGAAGGAGTCAGGTGCGCTGACGGATATCGACACGGACTACCAGTCGGGTATGCCCGAGTTGCAGATACGCCCCGACCGCCGGAAGGCCGCCGAGCACGGGGTCAGTATCCTCTCCATCGCCGACACCATCAACGCGATGGTGGGCGGGATCCGTCAGGGAAAATTCACCGGCCACGGCAAGCGCTACGATATCAGGGTCCGCCTGGCCGAAGCCGACCGCTCGAGCCCGAAGGATATCCAGAACATGTTGGTCCGCAACCACTTCGGAGAGGTGCTGCCGCTGTCGCAGGTGGTGACCG
This is a stretch of genomic DNA from Candidatus Auribacterota bacterium. It encodes these proteins:
- a CDS encoding MarR family transcriptional regulator; this translates as MDTSSVQEFTDEVNEIIPCLIRIFGRTQAKQLCRGKITFPQFFILDYLSKTGESTMTGLATFMSVTTPAMTGMVTRLVDSGYCQRAYDAGDRRIIRMRLTPRGHGIVRKVNAERRRMIVDVFGGLSARERARYVRLLRHVHRTVAVEKKG
- a CDS encoding TolC family protein, producing the protein MRPRALVRYSALVGCAVCILVPRAFVHAEEKDASVGRVLTLLQCYILSLNQMETIAIDAQRIKEAEAHFYQAMGILMPQVSFVSSDVYSHRSQSASTEEDMPGPHTYDRAFVFQQTLFSGFKDFALMNASRYEKKQRQQEKERAEQLLFGDVSDSFYLFLQQQEDLEALQSILQALSDRVQELTKRIELGRSRKSEVAMVRVQIFSIQADIETAKGQRDLARELLEFYVGTPVREVVEPGDILASIKPIDHFSALARKRADILAAENAVGAARENIVAARSGYLPTVNVIGEGFTARDTFPQNPKWDAAIAVNVPLFTGTGVLGDVKQAKARERQNELQLQLTGRQSQTEVLEAYTVLQYALTRRALLFKALDAAGENYTLQRQDYERNQVNNLDVLTAIQSLLDQKRNLIQASSIAKRAYWRLCVAAGQTVKDEEK
- a CDS encoding efflux RND transporter permease subunit, translated to MTLSDLSIKRPVFAWMLMIGIIVFGAIGFKNLGISQLPDIDFPVVAVAVTWEGAAPEVMETDVTDIIEDAVMSVEGIKEVTSVSIQGQAQISIEFNLDRNIDVALQEVQTKIAQAQKNLPRDIDPPVVTKTNPEDQPIMFLALSGDRPLKDLVYYINDTLKDSFTTVEGVGEVRLMGFVDPNLRVWLDAKKMQAQQLTVEDVLGAISLQHADLPAGYIDSGPREINVRVYGEATTAGQFEKIVIPERIREGPIWKDLKIGDVGTVDDGLADIRRISRAWGKLAIGLGIVKQRNTNAVAVADAVHRKIKEMEKRLPPGMHVNVVFDSSQFIRDSVHELNFVLILSVILTSLVCFFFLGSWSATLNVLLSIPTSLMGAFLVIYFAGFTINTFTMLGLALVIGIVVDDAIMVLENISRYRERGLSRMEAALVGAREITFAAMAASIAILAIFVPVIFMQGIVGKFFFQFGVTISVAVMFSLLEALTIAPMRCSQFLQVGHTTVVGKRMDAFMGWFTRGYRAALTVCLNHRIKVSVAAVVIFALSLPLTLLLKKEFVPSQDQSRFIVRLTLPLGSSLENTDTVFKKAEGFLMKRPEVATIFSAVGGGTGGQIKVNQGMIYITMKPRRERPKVHGRYVTQQEFMKTVRKEFNALPGVERAVIQDLSLTGFTAQRGFPVEFTIRGPDWGTLGALSKEMIARMKESGALTDIDTDYQSGMPELQIRPDRRKAAEHGVSILSIADTINAMVGGIRQGKFTGHGKRYDIRVRLAEADRSSPKDIQNMLVRNHFGEVLPLSQVVTATVEPTLYSITRKNRERAISVYANAAPGHSQQEGLDTVQKIAKKVLPDQYRVVFSGGSQAYKESFQSLIYALILGIFVAYMVLATQFNSFVHPFTVLLALPFSVTGAFLALFASGNSLNLYSMLGLILLMGIVKKNSILLVDFTNVRRTQGMGVRQALLDACPVRLRPILMTSVATIAAAIPEALAIGPGSEIMVPMAIAVVGGVAFSTALTLFVVPCAYEIFSKLERQSFGAPEETMRTGKPCGREAPSRGGNSPTPGAIRPPSESH